In the Leptospira selangorensis genome, one interval contains:
- a CDS encoding DNA alkylation repair protein, which translates to MPKSKSIFQKKLLGGETSKAEEVIEEVRKLSDPKAVEILSRFFKTGKGQYGEGDLFLGIKVPPLRKISKLYKGLPLSELQKIVKSKYHEERLLGFFILCEKFQKTPEEGRKELHLFYLKNLKYVNNWDIVDLSSRELIGDYLIDKKRDILYKLVKSNNLWERRVAIISTYAFIRKGDFKDTLKISENLLTDKEDLIHKAVGWMLREVGNRSLKPETDFLDKHAHKMPRTMLRYAIEKFPTKLKLKYMKAGKE; encoded by the coding sequence ATGCCCAAATCCAAATCTATATTCCAAAAGAAATTATTGGGAGGAGAAACTTCCAAGGCGGAGGAAGTGATCGAAGAAGTCCGAAAACTCTCCGATCCAAAAGCGGTCGAAATACTCTCTCGATTTTTCAAAACGGGAAAGGGGCAATATGGAGAAGGTGATCTATTCCTAGGAATAAAGGTCCCACCACTTCGAAAAATTTCCAAATTATACAAGGGACTCCCGTTATCCGAACTTCAGAAAATCGTAAAATCAAAGTACCATGAAGAAAGACTTTTAGGTTTTTTTATACTATGTGAGAAGTTCCAAAAAACTCCGGAAGAAGGTCGCAAAGAACTTCATCTATTCTATTTAAAAAACTTAAAATACGTGAACAATTGGGACATCGTAGATCTAAGCTCCAGGGAATTGATCGGAGATTATCTGATAGATAAGAAAAGAGACATCTTATATAAACTAGTTAAATCGAATAATCTATGGGAAAGAAGGGTCGCGATCATCTCCACTTATGCTTTCATTCGTAAAGGTGACTTTAAAGACACATTAAAGATCTCCGAAAACCTATTAACGGATAAGGAAGATCTTATTCATAAGGCAGTGGGTTGGATGCTAAGAGAAGTTGGTAATAGAAGTTTAAAACCTGAGACTGACTTTTTGGATAAACATGCTCACAAAATGCCCAGGACAATGCTTAGATATGCGATTGAAAAGTTCCCGACAAAGCTAAAATTGAAATATATGAAGGCTGGCAAGGAATAA
- a CDS encoding DEAD/DEAH box helicase, with product MKPKKTFHELGLSEDVLNAVSDLGFTEPSSIQSEAIPLILSGRDVIGHSRTGTGKTAAFAIPSLEILEEGEQSPQVLVLCPTRELVVQVAEEYRKLGKYKEDFQVAAIYGGDDITKQFKALKRKPQVVVGTPGRTMDHMDRKTLILNEIKMVILDEADEMLDMGFLEDMEIILAKVPEERQTILFSATLSAKVMGITKKFQDSPKIVDVTGGKADRPKIQQIYFEMREGLKPEALIRLLEFHTPKASLVFCNTKVRVDETVEFLKSKGVFSEGLHGDLSQNQRNKVMSGFRAGLVTVLVATDVAGRGIDVSDVEAVVNYDIPRDSEDYVHRIGRTGRAGRKGLALSFVSNKDFRTLRKIREDHEFEMELGKIPDIAELTEKKFLEYSHIVKEVAEEGDVSEYSKLVKKLTSEGIPAERLAAALFKLALAEKSEKFDSGARFDQDQRGFREKEGSSRNDRNDRRFGGKSKQKGKRDHKDKNRNSNQYRGGGGGNGGGRKSSGSGSGGPSRKKGKR from the coding sequence TTGAAACCCAAAAAAACATTCCATGAACTCGGACTATCCGAGGACGTCTTAAACGCAGTATCAGATCTTGGATTTACGGAACCTTCTTCCATTCAATCCGAAGCTATTCCTCTCATTCTTTCCGGAAGAGACGTAATCGGCCATTCCCGCACTGGGACAGGTAAAACAGCAGCATTTGCAATTCCAAGTTTAGAAATATTGGAAGAAGGAGAACAGTCTCCACAAGTATTAGTACTCTGCCCAACCAGAGAATTGGTAGTCCAAGTCGCGGAAGAATATAGAAAATTAGGAAAATATAAAGAAGATTTCCAAGTAGCCGCAATCTATGGTGGAGATGATATCACCAAACAATTCAAGGCATTAAAAAGAAAACCACAAGTAGTCGTTGGTACTCCTGGAAGGACCATGGATCATATGGACCGCAAAACCTTGATCCTAAACGAGATCAAAATGGTGATCCTAGACGAAGCGGATGAAATGTTAGATATGGGATTTTTAGAGGATATGGAAATTATCCTCGCAAAAGTTCCCGAAGAAAGACAAACAATTCTATTCTCCGCGACTCTTTCCGCAAAGGTGATGGGAATTACTAAAAAATTCCAAGATTCCCCTAAGATCGTAGATGTCACAGGTGGAAAAGCGGACAGACCTAAGATCCAGCAGATTTATTTTGAAATGAGAGAAGGTCTTAAGCCTGAAGCATTAATCCGTCTATTAGAGTTTCATACCCCAAAAGCTTCATTAGTATTTTGTAATACTAAAGTCAGAGTCGACGAAACAGTGGAATTCTTAAAATCCAAAGGAGTATTTTCCGAAGGATTACACGGAGATCTTTCCCAAAACCAAAGGAACAAAGTGATGTCCGGATTCCGTGCAGGACTTGTTACAGTTCTTGTAGCAACGGATGTAGCTGGAAGAGGGATCGATGTAAGCGATGTTGAAGCCGTAGTCAATTACGATATTCCAAGAGATTCGGAAGATTATGTGCACCGTATCGGCCGGACAGGAAGAGCCGGGAGAAAAGGACTCGCCCTCAGCTTTGTTTCAAATAAAGACTTTAGAACATTGCGTAAGATCAGAGAAGACCACGAATTCGAAATGGAACTTGGAAAAATTCCTGATATTGCAGAGCTCACTGAAAAGAAATTTTTAGAATATTCTCATATAGTTAAAGAAGTCGCGGAAGAAGGAGATGTTTCCGAATATTCTAAACTTGTCAAAAAACTTACTTCAGAGGGAATTCCTGCAGAACGATTAGCTGCAGCTCTATTCAAATTAGCTCTCGCAGAGAAGTCGGAAAAATTTGACTCAGGTGCCCGCTTCGACCAAGACCAAAGAGGTTTCCGAGAAAAAGAAGGTTCTTCCCGCAATGACCGTAACGATAGACGTTTTGGTGGAAAATCCAAACAAAAAGGCAAACGGGATCATAAGGATAAAAACCGAAACTCAAATCAATACCGTGGCGGCGGCGGTGGTAATGGCGGCGGAAGAAAAAGTTCCGGCTCAGGGTCCGGCGGCCCTTCTCGCAAAAAAGGAAAACGCTAA
- the rmuC gene encoding DNA recombination protein RmuC — translation MEFAIVLLTGLLIGFGLAFFLAKALYSKESGINPNEHEKLKLERAGLLTSEQRSKERILQLEKEFKENSEKTEKAIGYYQAMKKESDLLKERLENQKKEFEDLMSKLDEKFKHAANQALLDNSQKFNQQTHEKMNDLLRPFKEEIEKFGVKVELSHKEHKDDTANLKAQINNLLEMNKTLSEDAKSLASALKGNSKTQGDWGEGILENILQNSGLVKGREYTAQESVQTEDGRLRPDIVVKLPSGKSIVIDSKVSLTAYVEYASAESEDIKKAALQRHLKSLYEHVSGLYKKNYQSLYGIESLDFVLMFLPVEPSYYEAVRTDPKFLEDAYAKNILIVTPSTLMVSLKMVANLWRKEKQNKNSEQIAEESGKMYDKIVEIVTALEVLGKSLDKSKDNYDAVLGKLKSGRGNLLGRAENIRKLGAKVRKSLDSASEDSQEDAEETLFLNGE, via the coding sequence ATGGAATTTGCAATCGTATTACTCACCGGTCTTCTCATCGGCTTTGGCCTCGCCTTCTTCTTGGCAAAAGCCCTCTATTCCAAAGAGTCTGGGATCAATCCGAATGAACACGAAAAGTTAAAATTAGAAAGAGCGGGACTTCTCACCTCAGAACAAAGATCCAAGGAAAGGATCCTTCAGTTAGAAAAAGAATTTAAAGAGAATTCTGAAAAAACGGAAAAAGCAATCGGCTATTACCAAGCCATGAAAAAGGAATCCGATCTTTTGAAAGAAAGATTGGAGAACCAAAAAAAAGAATTCGAAGATCTAATGTCCAAGCTGGATGAAAAATTCAAACATGCAGCCAATCAGGCGTTATTAGATAATTCTCAAAAATTCAACCAGCAAACTCACGAAAAGATGAACGACCTACTTCGTCCTTTTAAGGAAGAAATAGAAAAGTTCGGAGTGAAAGTAGAACTTTCACATAAAGAGCATAAGGATGATACCGCAAACTTAAAGGCTCAGATCAATAATCTATTAGAAATGAATAAAACACTTTCGGAAGACGCCAAAAGCCTGGCATCCGCTCTGAAAGGAAACTCCAAGACCCAAGGGGATTGGGGAGAAGGGATACTCGAAAATATCCTCCAAAATAGCGGTCTAGTCAAAGGAAGAGAATACACTGCCCAAGAGTCCGTACAAACCGAGGACGGAAGGCTAAGACCGGATATAGTAGTCAAACTTCCTTCCGGAAAATCAATCGTGATAGACTCTAAGGTTTCCTTAACTGCTTACGTGGAATATGCTTCTGCGGAATCGGAAGATATAAAAAAGGCAGCTCTTCAAAGACATCTCAAAAGTTTATACGAACATGTCTCCGGATTATATAAGAAAAATTACCAGTCACTCTACGGCATAGAATCATTGGACTTTGTTCTGATGTTCCTACCGGTGGAACCTTCATATTATGAAGCAGTTCGAACAGATCCAAAATTTTTAGAAGATGCTTATGCAAAAAATATTCTGATCGTCACTCCTTCTACCCTGATGGTCTCCTTAAAGATGGTCGCCAACCTTTGGAGAAAGGAAAAACAAAACAAAAACTCGGAACAGATCGCAGAAGAATCCGGTAAGATGTACGATAAGATCGTAGAGATAGTCACTGCATTGGAAGTTTTGGGAAAATCCTTAGATAAGTCCAAGGACAATTATGATGCGGTGCTCGGAAAATTAAAATCAGGCAGAGGAAATCTTTTAGGAAGAGCGGAGAATATCCGAAAATTAGGAGCCAAAGTCCGTAAGTCTTTGGATTCCGCTTCTGAAGATTCCCAAGAAGATGCGGAAGAAACCTTGTTTTTAAATGGGGAATGA
- a CDS encoding adenylate/guanylate cyclase domain-containing protein — protein MDPEPTAFRFRYLLSIIFCIFLVSCSSADVPVAQKGILDLTNWDYRSIPTFNLQGDWSFFPNTFQPDPNSEKSPEFRKIPGVWPGTGYALLKLKILLPEKHGRLAIYSKHQATAFEILINGVSAGTSGEPGTSFETSSPDNRPVYYEWDESTKEVDISFKISNFHHRLTGLWFDIRFGDARSLYKETLILRDWDLFLSGLFFMSTIYHLGLFFLRRQDRTPLVFALFCFCLFLRLFVTEEKLIQFYFPWADYPLSMNLEYLTMYAALPLGLHFLRHSFPTYFPRKWMLLFYLISFIFSLSTLFPFPIPSLPVPYFQFVFLGGVAFAIVVLLRAIIHKEQYSLVIGFAILALIVAGIFDMLAARQIIFARFIIPIGLFVAILTQTFILSSRYRDLYNEKEKLSDRLQRLNATYSRFVPISFLEFLGKEKLEDMRPGDQIKKEMTILFADIRSFTEISESLDSKESFELLNSYISEMEPLIHSNHGFVDKYFGDAIMALFPESSDDAVNAAISMQNRILDYNQRRMDQGNRAIGVGIGIHTGSLMMGLVGSGDRMESTVISDAVHLASKLEALNKYYGSNILISEDTYSKLKSPQNFLLRKLDKLKFRGKEAHRAIYELGDHLTKTEKEAFLSSKSNFERGVELFHYGKYLDSGESFREALRIYSGDRAANLYLKRCTEQIYSSNVKVQPGPDLA, from the coding sequence ATGGATCCTGAGCCGACAGCTTTCCGATTTCGATATTTACTTTCTATAATTTTCTGTATCTTCTTAGTTTCTTGCTCATCTGCGGATGTACCAGTTGCTCAAAAAGGGATTTTAGATTTAACCAATTGGGATTATAGATCTATTCCTACATTTAATTTGCAGGGAGATTGGTCTTTTTTTCCGAATACATTCCAGCCTGATCCTAATTCTGAAAAATCTCCTGAGTTTCGTAAAATTCCTGGGGTTTGGCCTGGCACAGGTTATGCACTTCTTAAATTAAAAATACTTCTTCCGGAGAAACATGGACGTTTAGCGATCTATTCCAAACACCAGGCAACTGCTTTTGAAATTTTGATCAATGGAGTTTCTGCAGGTACTTCCGGAGAACCTGGAACTAGTTTCGAGACCAGCTCTCCGGATAATAGGCCGGTATATTATGAATGGGACGAATCCACTAAAGAAGTGGATATTAGTTTCAAAATTTCTAATTTTCATCATAGGTTGACGGGTCTTTGGTTTGATATCCGTTTCGGGGATGCAAGATCACTTTATAAGGAAACTTTAATACTTAGGGACTGGGATCTTTTTCTATCCGGACTTTTTTTCATGTCCACTATCTACCATCTTGGTCTTTTCTTTCTGAGGAGGCAGGACCGTACCCCATTGGTATTCGCGTTATTCTGTTTTTGCTTATTCCTTCGTTTATTCGTGACTGAGGAAAAGCTGATCCAATTTTATTTCCCTTGGGCAGATTATCCGCTTTCTATGAACTTGGAATATCTGACAATGTATGCCGCCTTACCGTTAGGGCTTCATTTTTTGCGGCATTCTTTTCCGACGTATTTCCCTCGGAAATGGATGTTATTATTTTATCTGATCTCATTTATATTTTCGTTAAGTACACTTTTTCCTTTTCCGATTCCTTCTCTGCCGGTTCCTTATTTTCAGTTCGTATTTTTAGGGGGCGTGGCATTTGCAATTGTGGTACTTCTTAGGGCGATCATCCACAAGGAACAATATTCTCTTGTTATTGGATTTGCGATCTTAGCTTTGATCGTAGCAGGGATCTTTGATATGCTTGCCGCTAGGCAGATCATATTCGCGAGGTTTATTATTCCGATCGGACTGTTTGTGGCCATTCTGACCCAGACATTCATTTTATCTTCTAGATACAGAGATCTATATAACGAAAAAGAGAAACTTTCGGATCGCCTACAACGTTTGAATGCAACTTATAGTAGATTTGTTCCTATCAGCTTTTTGGAATTTTTAGGAAAAGAAAAGCTGGAGGATATGAGGCCTGGGGACCAGATCAAAAAGGAAATGACCATCCTGTTTGCGGATATTAGATCCTTTACCGAAATTTCTGAAAGTCTGGATTCCAAGGAAAGTTTTGAATTGTTAAATTCTTATATTTCGGAGATGGAACCTCTTATTCATTCCAATCACGGTTTTGTGGATAAGTATTTCGGCGATGCAATCATGGCTCTTTTTCCCGAAAGTTCCGACGACGCAGTGAATGCCGCTATCTCTATGCAAAATCGTATTTTGGATTATAACCAAAGAAGAATGGACCAAGGAAATCGTGCAATCGGAGTCGGGATCGGGATCCATACCGGTTCCTTGATGATGGGGCTTGTCGGTTCAGGAGATCGTATGGAAAGCACTGTGATCTCTGATGCAGTCCATCTTGCTTCTAAATTAGAGGCTCTGAATAAATATTACGGTTCTAATATATTGATCAGTGAAGATACTTATTCTAAACTAAAATCTCCCCAAAACTTTTTGCTTAGAAAATTGGATAAGCTCAAGTTTAGAGGAAAGGAAGCACATAGAGCAATCTACGAGCTAGGCGATCATTTAACTAAGACTGAAAAAGAAGCGTTCCTAAGTTCCAAAAGTAATTTTGAAAGGGGGGTGGAACTTTTTCATTATGGAAAATATTTGGATTCAGGAGAATCTTTCAGAGAAGCTTTGAGGATCTATTCCGGAGACAGGGCCGCCAACTTATACTTAAAACGTTGCACGGAGCAAATTTATTCTTCCAATGTAAAAGTGCAGCCCGGTCCGGATCTAGCTTAA
- a CDS encoding LIC12353 family lipoprotein — protein MFRNRFKISVILLTLFGILINCGDSLKGKPTSAIPELAGFYVNERSKEWFENGKIKIQTLWIRRTAKGEMEFSHQILTRLQFSVSENREELKVKSGKLQTSDRELLFFETNGKEFHRNYHGHNSPNPKSWAIRSFGPFMKVKDFSKLIGEGTGRSAELAQDKNSIVFSNGDVYRRIGNPLLGRISINLGKFKKTLDNEVAGVVLFTLDGEAFPQTEGKQNFFALFSTTDNIAVGTPIKIAEFPGQVQEVFEHVAVVELNKMKPGIAAPGVQNFSSVILDGVVDTKTISQKESTDELIRRLKQDPNVSKEELIRELEKLKNKE, from the coding sequence ATGTTTCGAAACCGTTTCAAAATATCTGTAATTCTCTTAACCCTGTTTGGTATCCTCATAAACTGTGGAGATAGTTTAAAAGGAAAACCCACTTCGGCAATCCCGGAACTGGCAGGATTTTATGTAAATGAAAGATCCAAAGAATGGTTCGAAAACGGAAAAATCAAAATACAAACCCTTTGGATCCGACGTACCGCAAAAGGAGAGATGGAATTTAGCCATCAAATATTAACAAGACTCCAATTCAGCGTAAGCGAAAACAGAGAAGAATTAAAAGTCAAATCCGGAAAACTTCAGACCAGTGATAGAGAACTTTTATTTTTTGAAACGAATGGTAAAGAGTTCCATCGAAATTATCACGGTCACAATTCGCCAAATCCTAAAAGCTGGGCGATCCGTTCCTTCGGACCTTTTATGAAAGTAAAAGATTTTAGCAAATTAATAGGAGAAGGGACCGGAAGATCCGCAGAACTTGCCCAAGATAAAAACTCAATCGTATTCTCTAATGGAGACGTTTACAGAAGGATCGGAAATCCGCTCTTAGGTAGGATCTCCATCAATCTAGGAAAATTTAAAAAAACCTTAGATAACGAAGTGGCAGGAGTAGTACTGTTTACTTTAGATGGAGAAGCATTTCCACAAACGGAAGGAAAACAAAACTTTTTCGCGCTGTTCTCCACTACGGATAATATAGCTGTAGGAACTCCAATTAAGATCGCTGAATTCCCGGGCCAGGTACAAGAAGTTTTCGAACATGTAGCTGTGGTAGAATTGAATAAAATGAAACCGGGGATTGCGGCACCTGGTGTGCAAAACTTCTCTTCCGTAATTCTAGATGGGGTTGTGGATACTAAAACTATATCCCAAAAAGAGAGCACTGACGAACTCATCCGAAGATTAAAACAGGATCCGAATGTTTCTAAAGAGGAACTGATCCGAGAACTGGAAAAACTGAAAAACAAAGAATAA
- a CDS encoding MarR family winged helix-turn-helix transcriptional regulator: MSKEKVFRYDKSDDSPGFLLWQVTNLWQREIRKVLEPLDLTHAQFVLLAVTHWLELHEEETTQIKIADRAKTDPMTTSTVLRTLESKKLVKRISHETDTRAKLVKTTGEGQKVLKQAVKVVEDFDEDFFSILGGKRKDMVSGLQILSRK; the protein is encoded by the coding sequence GTGTCCAAGGAAAAAGTATTTAGATACGATAAATCCGACGATAGTCCTGGATTTTTGTTATGGCAGGTCACGAATCTTTGGCAAAGGGAGATCCGAAAGGTTTTAGAACCTTTGGATCTCACCCATGCTCAATTCGTTCTTTTAGCAGTTACACATTGGTTGGAACTCCACGAAGAAGAGACTACTCAGATCAAAATTGCGGATAGAGCTAAAACGGATCCTATGACTACTTCTACCGTACTTAGAACTCTTGAATCTAAGAAGTTGGTGAAACGTATCTCTCATGAAACCGATACGCGTGCAAAATTAGTGAAGACAACTGGAGAAGGGCAGAAGGTTTTAAAACAAGCTGTCAAAGTTGTGGAAGATTTTGATGAGGATTTCTTTTCCATTTTAGGCGGGAAAAGAAAAGATATGGTTAGCGGATTGCAGATACTTTCCCGGAAATAA
- a CDS encoding EVE domain-containing protein translates to MNSRYWIVVASKEHSAIGMSEGIVQACHGKKAPLARMKKGDWVLVYSSKENFGSKTPYRKFTSIGRIRDDSVYSFQMSPDFCPFRRNVTYYQAEETDILPLVDSLDFIQNKKSWGFPFRFGFLEIGPKDFGLISARMGLSVQGKSI, encoded by the coding sequence ATGAATTCCAGATACTGGATCGTAGTCGCTTCCAAGGAACATTCTGCTATCGGCATGTCCGAAGGAATTGTCCAAGCATGTCATGGAAAAAAGGCGCCTCTCGCAAGAATGAAAAAAGGGGATTGGGTCTTAGTATATTCTTCCAAAGAAAACTTCGGATCCAAAACTCCTTATCGAAAATTTACATCGATCGGACGTATTCGGGATGATTCGGTCTATTCTTTTCAAATGAGCCCGGATTTCTGTCCGTTTAGGAGAAACGTTACATACTATCAGGCGGAAGAAACGGACATTTTACCTTTGGTAGATTCTTTGGATTTTATCCAAAATAAAAAGTCCTGGGGTTTTCCGTTCCGTTTCGGATTTTTGGAAATCGGGCCGAAAGATTTCGGGCTGATTTCTGCAAGGATGGGTTTAAGTGTCCAAGGAAAAAGTATTTAG
- a CDS encoding polyketide cyclase encodes MWKYEYNTTVKGIDAKSLWEARSDVSNWSKWDSDIEWTKIEGEVSVGKEFVLKPKGGFACKVLITEAEKPFVFGDVTYLPGAKMKFLHFFKPSPEGTEIKVELSISGPLGFLWKKIIGEEQAKGMEEEIRQFSELVRKEIR; translated from the coding sequence ATGTGGAAGTATGAATATAATACAACAGTAAAAGGAATCGATGCTAAATCACTTTGGGAAGCCAGATCGGACGTTTCCAATTGGTCCAAATGGGATTCTGATATAGAATGGACCAAGATAGAAGGAGAAGTTTCCGTAGGCAAAGAATTCGTCCTGAAGCCTAAAGGAGGATTTGCCTGTAAGGTTTTGATTACGGAAGCAGAGAAACCATTTGTGTTCGGGGATGTGACCTATTTGCCTGGGGCAAAAATGAAATTTTTACATTTTTTTAAACCGAGCCCAGAAGGAACGGAGATAAAGGTGGAGCTGAGTATTTCAGGACCTCTAGGTTTTCTTTGGAAAAAAATCATAGGCGAAGAACAAGCTAAGGGGATGGAAGAAGAGATTCGACAATTTTCAGAATTGGTTCGGAAGGAAATCCGATGA
- a CDS encoding esterase/lipase family protein, translating into MLKRAKLMVAGVLFLAAGAVSASGGGSSSKPLAGAYPIVMTHGIFGWGKSTGIVDYWGGNAAYLQSQGATVLTPTVTATNSSAARAAQLKTAIQTAMAANNYTGKVHILGHSQGGLDARYLVSNLSFASKVATLTTINTPHKGSPVASVIEAVIPNWALPYVGTVVNTLVGVVYGQSSQNAVAALKLLTVSGATSFNASVPNASGVKYFSYGSYMIGNDLIQHPAMGLLAPICSIGAPFYGMSVWNDGVVPDDSQRWGTWKGGPSYGVLTTGVDHLEATNALYLGQAWYDTNGYFLKMASNAKSNQ; encoded by the coding sequence ATGTTAAAAAGAGCAAAGTTAATGGTAGCTGGGGTACTTTTCCTAGCAGCGGGAGCAGTGAGCGCGTCTGGTGGAGGATCTTCAAGTAAACCTCTAGCTGGAGCTTATCCAATCGTAATGACTCATGGTATTTTCGGTTGGGGTAAATCTACCGGTATTGTAGACTATTGGGGCGGAAACGCAGCTTATCTTCAATCCCAAGGAGCCACTGTTCTTACTCCTACTGTAACAGCTACAAACTCTTCTGCAGCAAGAGCTGCTCAGTTGAAAACAGCGATCCAAACTGCAATGGCAGCTAATAATTATACTGGAAAAGTTCATATCCTTGGACATTCCCAAGGTGGATTGGACGCTCGTTACCTAGTTTCGAATCTTAGTTTTGCAAGCAAAGTAGCAACTCTCACCACAATCAACACTCCTCACAAAGGAAGTCCGGTTGCAAGCGTGATAGAAGCTGTGATCCCGAATTGGGCGCTTCCTTATGTAGGAACAGTGGTAAATACTTTGGTGGGAGTTGTTTACGGACAATCTAGCCAAAATGCAGTTGCTGCATTAAAACTTCTAACAGTAAGCGGTGCTACTTCATTCAATGCAAGTGTTCCGAATGCTTCTGGAGTTAAGTATTTCTCTTACGGATCTTATATGATCGGTAATGATCTTATCCAGCACCCTGCAATGGGACTTCTTGCACCTATTTGTTCCATCGGAGCACCTTTCTACGGAATGAGTGTATGGAATGACGGTGTGGTCCCTGACGATTCTCAAAGATGGGGAACCTGGAAAGGTGGTCCTTCTTACGGAGTTTTGACTACAGGTGTGGACCACTTAGAAGCAACCAACGCATTATACCTGGGACAAGCTTGGTATGATACTAACGGTTATTTCTTAAAAATGGCTTCAAACGCAAAAAGTAATCAATAA
- the typA gene encoding translational GTPase TypA codes for MEIRNIAIIAHVDHGKTTLLDGILRQTGAVTAKEDGERIMDSNDLEKEKGITIKAKNTAVVYKGTRINVVDTPGHADFGGEVERVLSTADSCLLLVDAFDGPMPQTRFVLGKSLQLGHRPILVINKIDRDGARPDAVVDMVFDLFSDLGATNEQLDFPIVYASAKQGWAVSKLEDAPSTNLDALLDTVLSHVPPVKANIEAPLQFQVTSLDYNDYVGRIAIGKIYNGKLQRGMSVVQLSPKANGRDETQVLKITKLYNFEGLKRNEIEEAEAGDIVSIAGLPDVFIGDTVCEPGKPAPMPAIEVEEPTVSMYFMVNNSPFASKEGKFVTTRNIRERLDRELETNVAMRLEETEDKDRFKVLGRGELHLSVLIETMRREGFELQVSRPEVIIKKGENGEKLEPYEYLVMDLPDQFTGSIISELNRRKGELQLMDAHPSGMTRVEFVIPTRGIIGFRGYFVTETKGEGVASSRFLRFDAYKGEIPGRKNGALISMDSGETTGYALWKIQERGELLIDPQTAVYPGMIIGIHSRDNDLEVNPVKEKKLTNVRSSGADEAIRLVPPRKFSLEQNIEFLDDDELLEVTPQSMRLRKRHLDANARKRAAK; via the coding sequence ATGGAAATCCGCAATATCGCCATTATCGCACACGTTGACCACGGTAAAACAACCCTTCTAGACGGTATTTTACGTCAAACCGGAGCAGTTACTGCCAAGGAAGACGGGGAAAGGATCATGGATAGTAATGATCTCGAAAAAGAAAAAGGGATCACGATCAAAGCCAAAAACACTGCAGTTGTTTATAAAGGCACACGTATCAACGTAGTAGATACTCCTGGTCACGCGGACTTTGGAGGAGAGGTTGAACGAGTACTTTCCACAGCGGATTCCTGTCTTCTTCTTGTAGATGCTTTCGACGGGCCCATGCCTCAAACGAGATTCGTACTCGGAAAGTCCTTACAATTAGGACATAGACCTATCTTAGTTATCAACAAAATCGACCGTGATGGAGCTCGCCCTGACGCTGTAGTCGATATGGTTTTCGACTTGTTCAGCGATTTGGGAGCAACAAACGAACAATTGGATTTTCCAATCGTATATGCTTCTGCAAAACAAGGTTGGGCGGTCAGCAAATTAGAAGATGCTCCTAGTACAAATTTGGATGCATTACTCGATACTGTACTTTCTCATGTACCTCCTGTAAAAGCGAATATAGAGGCTCCTCTACAATTCCAAGTTACTTCTTTGGATTATAATGATTACGTAGGTCGTATTGCGATCGGTAAGATCTATAACGGAAAACTACAAAGAGGAATGAGTGTAGTTCAACTTTCCCCTAAGGCAAACGGTAGGGACGAAACCCAAGTTTTAAAAATTACTAAACTTTATAATTTCGAAGGACTCAAAAGAAACGAGATCGAAGAAGCAGAAGCAGGAGATATCGTTTCTATCGCAGGATTGCCTGATGTATTCATCGGAGATACGGTTTGCGAACCTGGAAAACCGGCACCAATGCCGGCGATCGAGGTAGAAGAACCTACCGTATCCATGTATTTTATGGTAAACAATTCTCCTTTTGCGAGTAAGGAAGGTAAGTTCGTAACTACCCGAAATATTCGCGAACGTCTGGACAGAGAATTAGAAACAAACGTAGCGATGCGTTTGGAAGAAACTGAAGATAAAGACCGCTTCAAAGTTTTAGGTCGTGGCGAATTACATCTTTCCGTATTGATCGAAACAATGAGAAGAGAAGGTTTCGAACTACAAGTTTCCCGCCCTGAGGTGATTATCAAGAAGGGAGAAAACGGAGAAAAGTTAGAGCCTTACGAGTATCTTGTAATGGATCTACCGGACCAATTTACAGGTAGTATTATTTCAGAGTTAAACCGTAGAAAAGGAGAGCTTCAGTTGATGGATGCTCATCCATCCGGAATGACCAGAGTAGAATTCGTAATCCCTACCAGAGGTATCATCGGATTCAGAGGTTACTTCGTAACTGAGACTAAAGGTGAGGGAGTCGCATCCAGCCGATTCTTGAGATTCGACGCCTATAAGGGAGAAATTCCTGGAAGAAAGAACGGCGCACTTATCTCCATGGACTCAGGAGAAACTACTGGATATGCCCTTTGGAAAATCCAGGAAAGGGGAGAGTTATTAATCGATCCTCAAACTGCTGTATATCCTGGAATGATCATAGGTATCCACTCCAGAGACAATGACTTGGAAGTGAACCCTGTAAAAGAGAAAAAGCTTACTAACGTAAGATCTTCCGGAGCGGATGAGGCGATCAGACTTGTTCCTCCTCGCAAGTTCAGCTTAGAGCAGAATATCGAATTCTTGGACGATGATGAACTTTTAGAGGTAACTCCTCAGAGTATGCGTCTTCGTAAAAGACATTTGGATGCAAACGCAAGAAAGCGCGCTGCCAAATAA